Proteins found in one Hypericibacter terrae genomic segment:
- a CDS encoding flagellar basal body P-ring protein FlgI produces MAGLMLVAVLLLPVSAFATSRIKDIADFEGVRDNQLVGYGLVVGLNGTGDDLKKSVFTRESLIGMLERLGVNARDTKLDTKNVAAVMVTAALPPFGRQGTRIDIQIAALGDANSLQGGTLLVTPLLGADSEVYAVAQGPVAIGGYTASGDASTVTKGVPTSGRIANGAIIEREVGFAMNSMQNVKITLRNPDLTTAQRVADAINGYLSLDAARPLDPTTVQVTIPPTFNGDTVALLTKIEQLPVEPDEVAKVVIDENNGVIVMGANVRISTVAIAQGNLTIRVTETPQVSQPNAFSNTGTTTTVPRTNIQVDEQNGQKLAVVPAGVTLQELVNGLNALGIGPRDMISILQSIKAAGALQADIEVR; encoded by the coding sequence ATGGCTGGCCTGATGCTGGTGGCGGTCCTGCTGCTGCCCGTCTCGGCCTTTGCCACCTCCCGGATCAAGGACATCGCCGATTTCGAGGGGGTTCGCGACAACCAGCTGGTCGGCTACGGCCTGGTGGTCGGCCTCAACGGGACCGGCGACGACCTCAAGAAGTCGGTGTTCACGCGCGAAAGCCTGATCGGCATGCTCGAGCGCCTCGGCGTCAATGCGCGCGACACCAAGCTCGATACCAAGAATGTGGCCGCCGTCATGGTCACCGCCGCCCTGCCGCCCTTCGGCCGCCAGGGCACCCGGATCGACATCCAGATCGCGGCCCTGGGCGACGCCAACAGCCTCCAGGGCGGCACGCTCCTGGTGACGCCGCTGCTCGGCGCCGACAGCGAGGTCTATGCCGTGGCTCAGGGGCCGGTCGCCATCGGCGGCTACACCGCCAGCGGCGACGCCAGCACCGTCACCAAGGGCGTTCCCACCAGCGGCCGGATCGCCAATGGCGCGATCATCGAGCGCGAGGTCGGGTTCGCCATGAACAGCATGCAGAACGTGAAGATCACGCTGCGCAACCCCGACCTGACGACCGCCCAGCGCGTCGCCGACGCCATCAACGGCTATCTCAGCCTCGACGCCGCGCGGCCGCTCGACCCCACCACGGTCCAGGTGACGATCCCGCCGACCTTCAACGGCGACACGGTCGCCCTGCTCACCAAGATCGAGCAGCTCCCGGTCGAGCCGGACGAGGTCGCCAAGGTCGTGATCGACGAGAACAACGGCGTCATCGTGATGGGTGCGAATGTGCGCATCAGCACCGTCGCCATCGCCCAGGGCAACCTGACGATCCGCGTCACCGAGACGCCGCAGGTCTCGCAGCCCAATGCCTTCTCCAACACCGGCACCACCACCACGGTGCCCCGCACCAACATCCAGGTCGACGAGCAGAACGGCCAGAAGCTTGCCGTGGTGCCGGCCGGCGTGACGCTGCAGGAACTGGTGAACGGCCTCAACGCGCTGGGCATCGGCCCGCGCGACATGATCTCGATCCTGCAGTCGATCAAGGCCGCGGGCGCCCTCCAGGCCGATATCGAGGTGCGGTAA
- a CDS encoding rod-binding protein, which produces MTSLAATASDYAQLAAPRAPSMAKTADAAKARAAAENFEAFYLSQTFEQMFQDVEPDSMFGGGQGEKVFRSMLFQEYGKQTAKTGGIGIADMVQKEILRMQEAQKP; this is translated from the coding sequence ATGACCAGCCTCGCCGCCACCGCCTCGGACTACGCCCAGCTGGCCGCACCGCGCGCGCCCAGCATGGCCAAGACCGCGGACGCCGCCAAGGCGCGCGCGGCGGCCGAGAATTTCGAGGCCTTCTATCTCTCGCAGACCTTCGAGCAGATGTTCCAGGACGTCGAACCGGACTCCATGTTCGGCGGCGGCCAGGGCGAGAAGGTGTTCCGTTCGATGCTGTTCCAGGAATACGGCAAGCAGACCGCCAAGACCGGCGGCATCGGCATCGCCGACATGGTGCAGAAAGAGATCCTGCGGATGCAGGAGGCCCAGAAGCCATGA
- a CDS encoding flagellar export chaperone FlgN has translation MKINDRLDALLLLTQKLADCLERETVLLSQRQVAALAELQREKSRLTLAYETEMKQLKENQVTLGKIEPARLQGLTAAAQHLQLCVARNERALRAAKAVNERILTAMVDAIETGRGKPVGYTGRGAKPPAAPYRRAGTVSAVTIDQRL, from the coding sequence ATGAAGATCAACGACCGCCTCGATGCGTTGCTGCTGCTGACGCAGAAGCTCGCCGACTGCCTCGAGCGCGAGACGGTGCTGCTGAGCCAGCGCCAGGTCGCGGCCCTGGCCGAGCTCCAGCGCGAGAAGAGCCGCCTCACCCTGGCCTATGAGACCGAGATGAAGCAGCTCAAGGAAAACCAGGTCACGCTGGGCAAGATCGAGCCTGCGCGGCTGCAGGGCCTGACGGCGGCGGCCCAGCATCTCCAGCTCTGCGTCGCCAGGAACGAGCGCGCGCTGCGCGCCGCCAAGGCGGTCAACGAGCGCATCCTGACCGCCATGGTCGACGCGATCGAGACCGGCCGCGGCAAGCCCGTGGGCTATACCGGCCGCGGCGCCAAGCCGCCGGCGGCGCCGTACCGCCGCGCCGGCACGGTCTCGGCCGTGACCATCGATCAGCGGCTCTGA
- the flgK gene encoding flagellar hook-associated protein FlgK, translating to MSLTSSLYTALTGLQTNQSAMRVLSNNITNANTPGYTRKIAELQSRVIAGTGAGVQMGSIDRYVDQALQVQLRNTTSDFNGLDVRQQFYQRMQDMFGSPDSNSSLAAMMSDFSTSMTALTTNPESVSLRLDVVTNAQRTAQNLNSMSANTQQLRQEADSQISDAVGIVNTQLQTIDKLNEQIVAAKLRGIETGDLEDQRDLAVSKISEQMDVSTYTRDNGEMVIFTKAGRTLLDGNPSLLVHTPASSLQAAVTYPGGIDGITVNGADITDEIGSGKIAALVDLRDTTLPNMTAEINQLATGLRDEVNKIHNQGTGLPAPTTLTSSRPQTGNAASLTGTVTVTLLNPDGTAAFSGALPAPGTLDAAGFAAAFNTVLSGFGVGASASNNAGTVMLNGGTYGVAITGGTVDPGGGAATTNLSDYLHLNDFFVGTDPTGVDLAAVIKVRDDIQTNPSLLSRGALQQDAALNWYVGAGDSSVVTALAAKLTTGTAFAATGNLPAASTSFADYAANILSQNASAAAQVDNDHSFTESLKSQIESRFGSESGVNTDEELSNMIVLQNAYAASGRIMTTVSQMFDVLINLGNG from the coding sequence ATGTCCCTCACCAGCTCGCTCTATACCGCGCTGACCGGCCTGCAGACGAACCAGTCTGCGATGCGGGTGCTGTCGAACAACATCACCAACGCCAACACGCCGGGCTATACGCGCAAGATCGCCGAGCTGCAGAGCCGGGTGATCGCGGGTACGGGTGCCGGCGTGCAGATGGGCTCGATCGACCGCTATGTCGATCAGGCGCTCCAGGTCCAGCTGCGCAACACCACCTCCGATTTCAACGGCCTCGACGTCCGCCAGCAGTTCTATCAGCGGATGCAGGACATGTTCGGCTCGCCCGATTCGAACAGCTCGCTGGCCGCGATGATGTCGGATTTCTCGACCTCGATGACGGCGCTGACGACCAACCCGGAAAGCGTGTCGCTGCGCCTCGACGTGGTGACCAACGCCCAGCGCACCGCGCAGAACCTGAACTCGATGTCGGCCAACACGCAGCAGCTGCGCCAGGAGGCCGACTCGCAGATCTCCGATGCGGTCGGCATCGTCAACACGCAGCTGCAGACGATCGACAAGCTCAACGAGCAGATCGTGGCGGCCAAGTTGCGCGGCATCGAGACCGGCGATCTGGAAGATCAGCGCGACCTCGCGGTGTCCAAGATCTCCGAGCAGATGGATGTCTCGACCTATACCCGCGACAACGGTGAGATGGTGATCTTCACCAAGGCCGGGCGGACCCTGCTGGACGGCAATCCCTCGCTGCTCGTTCACACGCCGGCCTCTTCGCTGCAGGCGGCCGTGACCTATCCCGGCGGCATCGACGGGATCACGGTCAACGGTGCCGACATCACCGACGAGATCGGCTCCGGCAAGATCGCGGCCCTGGTCGATCTGCGCGACACGACGTTGCCGAACATGACGGCCGAGATCAACCAGCTCGCGACCGGTCTCCGCGACGAGGTCAACAAGATCCACAACCAGGGCACCGGCCTCCCGGCGCCCACGACCTTGACCAGCAGCCGGCCCCAGACCGGCAACGCCGCCTCGCTCACCGGCACGGTCACGGTGACCTTGCTCAATCCGGACGGTACCGCCGCCTTCTCCGGCGCCCTGCCGGCGCCCGGCACGCTCGATGCCGCCGGCTTCGCGGCCGCCTTCAATACCGTGCTGTCGGGCTTCGGCGTCGGCGCCTCGGCCAGCAACAATGCCGGCACCGTGATGCTCAATGGCGGCACCTATGGCGTCGCCATCACCGGCGGCACGGTCGATCCCGGCGGCGGGGCCGCGACGACCAACCTCTCGGATTACCTGCACCTCAACGATTTCTTCGTCGGCACCGACCCCACCGGCGTCGATCTCGCGGCCGTGATCAAGGTGCGCGACGACATCCAGACCAACCCCAGCCTGCTGTCGCGCGGCGCCCTGCAGCAGGACGCCGCGCTCAACTGGTATGTCGGCGCCGGCGATTCCAGCGTGGTCACCGCGCTCGCCGCCAAGCTCACCACCGGCACCGCCTTCGCCGCCACCGGCAATCTGCCGGCCGCGTCCACCAGCTTCGCCGACTATGCCGCCAATATCCTGTCGCAGAATGCCAGCGCGGCGGCGCAGGTCGACAACGACCATTCCTTCACCGAGTCCCTGAAGTCGCAGATCGAGAGCCGCTTCGGCTCCGAGAGCGGGGTCAACACCGACGAGGAACTGTCGAACATGATCGTGCTGCAGAACGCTTATGCGGCATCGGGCCGGATCATGACGACGGTGTCGCAGATGTTCGACGTCCTGATCAACCTCGGAAACGGCTGA
- a CDS encoding flagellin translates to MTRVSNYALNNFLQSQTLGVQQRLADLQIQASSGQKAQTYSGIAADAHQLISLQVAQDQTAQYVKTNASIDSRLTTMESSVSDIFKAATNFRTLLLNAENNNNAGDLSIDTEAANFRQQVANLLNVQVDGRYLFAGSRTDVKPVDLNGWSTPPTLTPPLTLPLPTYTAEYYKGDSQVMSADIDTSLNIKYGVTADNPAFEYLLRAANYIQTAGPTPSQDEMETALSLINTALGTESGNAARGTLPLTQDIADIQAQIGTSRSSIDQANSRHSDFQIYLTQGIADVKTVDVAQTLTQVSSYTTQLQASYMTLSQISQLSLLNYLK, encoded by the coding sequence ATGACACGCGTCTCCAATTACGCCCTCAACAACTTCCTGCAGTCCCAGACCCTGGGCGTGCAGCAGCGGCTGGCCGACCTGCAGATCCAGGCCTCGAGCGGGCAGAAGGCGCAGACCTACTCCGGCATCGCCGCCGACGCGCATCAGCTCATCAGCCTGCAGGTCGCGCAGGACCAGACGGCGCAGTACGTCAAGACGAACGCCAGCATCGACAGCCGCCTGACCACCATGGAGTCGAGCGTCTCGGACATCTTCAAGGCCGCCACCAATTTCCGCACGCTGCTGCTGAACGCCGAAAACAACAACAACGCCGGCGACCTGTCGATCGACACCGAGGCGGCGAATTTCCGCCAGCAGGTCGCCAACCTGCTCAATGTGCAGGTCGATGGCCGTTATCTCTTCGCCGGCTCGCGCACCGACGTGAAGCCGGTCGACCTCAATGGCTGGAGCACGCCGCCGACCCTGACGCCGCCTCTGACGTTGCCGCTGCCGACCTACACGGCGGAGTACTACAAGGGCGATTCCCAGGTGATGTCGGCCGACATCGACACCAGCCTGAATATCAAATACGGCGTGACCGCCGACAATCCCGCCTTCGAATATCTGCTGCGCGCGGCCAACTACATCCAGACCGCCGGCCCGACGCCCAGCCAGGACGAGATGGAGACGGCGCTGTCGCTCATCAACACGGCGCTGGGCACCGAATCCGGCAACGCCGCCCGCGGCACCCTGCCCCTGACGCAGGACATCGCCGATATCCAGGCGCAGATCGGCACCTCGCGCAGCAGCATCGACCAGGCGAACAGCCGCCATAGCGACTTCCAGATCTATCTCACGCAGGGCATCGCCGACGTCAAGACCGTCGACGTCGCCCAGACCTTGACCCAGGTCAGCAGCTACACGACGCAGCTGCAGGCCTCCTACATGACGCTCTCGCAGATCTCGCAGCTCAGCCTGCTGAACTATCTGAAATAG
- the fliW gene encoding flagellar assembly protein FliW, whose product MTAPEAALATDATNPAAIAGDFTVATRFGPIAGRWEDVIEMPQGPLGFTQHRRFALLTVPNPKLTQFRLMQSLEDADLSFIVMPCPTDGGPVLKADLADACTAIAIPLDDLQLMLIVTVRTVGDLVELSANLRAPVLMDTRRHVARQVVLSNPTYPVRQAIGSAQAAA is encoded by the coding sequence ATGACCGCCCCCGAAGCCGCTCTCGCCACCGACGCGACGAACCCCGCAGCGATCGCCGGCGATTTCACCGTCGCGACCCGCTTCGGCCCGATCGCCGGGCGCTGGGAAGACGTGATCGAGATGCCGCAGGGCCCGCTCGGCTTCACGCAGCATCGGCGCTTTGCCCTGCTGACGGTTCCGAACCCCAAGCTCACCCAGTTCCGCCTGATGCAGAGCCTGGAGGACGCGGACCTGTCCTTCATCGTCATGCCCTGCCCCACCGACGGCGGGCCGGTGCTGAAGGCCGACCTGGCCGACGCCTGCACCGCGATCGCGATCCCGCTGGACGACTTGCAGCTGATGCTGATCGTGACCGTGCGCACGGTCGGCGACCTGGTCGAGCTCTCGGCCAATCTGCGGGCCCCGGTGCTGATGGACACGCGCCGGCACGTCGCGCGCCAGGTGGTGCTGTCCAACCCGACCTACCCCGTCCGCCAGGCCATCGGCTCGGCCCAGGCCGCCGCGTAA
- the rfbF gene encoding glucose-1-phosphate cytidylyltransferase codes for MGAKPTVEEMMRASDPPAEPIERLDRPTSGVADMTAVILCGGQGTRLREETEFKPKPMVEIGGRPILWHIMKLYRHFGVRNFVLCLGYRGDMIRDYFLNYRMRNSDFAVDLGSGALETLTAGETEDWRVVLAETGAETQTAQRLRRALKFVRGNSFFATYGDGLADVDLNALLAHHRRQRRAASVTAVHPSSRFGELAIGGGLVRSFQEKPQVTEGWINGGFMVFEKRAFDSIGPDDNLPLEAGVLEMLAQRQELAVYQHGGFWQCMDTYREMCLLNEMWAKGNAPWQVWQECSGNRLSA; via the coding sequence ATGGGCGCCAAGCCGACCGTGGAAGAGATGATGCGCGCCAGCGACCCTCCCGCCGAACCGATCGAACGGCTCGACCGCCCGACGAGCGGGGTCGCCGACATGACCGCCGTGATCCTGTGCGGGGGCCAGGGCACGCGCCTGCGCGAGGAAACCGAATTCAAGCCCAAGCCCATGGTCGAGATCGGAGGGCGGCCGATCCTCTGGCACATCATGAAGCTCTATCGCCATTTCGGCGTGCGTAACTTCGTGCTCTGCCTGGGTTATCGCGGCGACATGATCCGCGACTATTTCCTGAACTACCGGATGCGCAACAGCGATTTCGCGGTCGACCTCGGCAGCGGCGCGCTCGAGACGCTGACCGCCGGCGAGACCGAGGATTGGCGCGTGGTGCTGGCCGAGACGGGGGCCGAGACCCAGACTGCCCAGCGCCTGCGGCGCGCCCTCAAATTCGTGCGCGGCAACAGCTTCTTCGCGACCTATGGCGACGGCCTCGCCGATGTCGATCTGAACGCGCTCCTGGCCCATCACCGCCGGCAGCGCCGCGCGGCCAGCGTGACCGCGGTCCATCCCTCCTCCCGCTTCGGCGAGCTCGCCATCGGCGGCGGGCTCGTCAGGTCGTTCCAGGAGAAGCCGCAGGTCACCGAAGGCTGGATCAACGGCGGCTTCATGGTGTTCGAGAAGCGCGCCTTCGACAGCATCGGTCCCGACGACAATCTGCCGCTCGAGGCGGGCGTGCTCGAGATGCTGGCCCAGCGCCAGGAACTCGCCGTCTACCAGCATGGCGGCTTCTGGCAATGCATGGACACCTATCGCGAGATGTGTCTCCTCAACGAGATGTGGGCCAAGGGCAATGCGCCCTGGCAGGTCTGGCAGGAATGCAGCGGCAATCGGCTCAGCGCCTAG
- the rfbG gene encoding CDP-glucose 4,6-dehydratase — translation MQRQSAQRLDPDFWRNRRVLVTGHTGFTGGWLSLWLAHMGAKVTGYALTSQTPSLFASLELERDLISNIADLGDRTMLESAVRVARPEIVIHLAAQALVRQAHATPVETFATNVMGTVNLLEALRGVDSVQAVVAVTSDKVYLNRGLKRGYHEDDPLGGREPYSASKACAEIVVEAYRHSYFGTNGPAIATARAGNIVGGGDWALDRLVPDAVRAFEAGNALRIRNPNATRPWQHVLEAACGYLTLAERLVEQPEVNAGGWNFGPNHDDNKSVAWIADQMTKLWGHGAAWHLENRQDAPFEEQLLAVNADKAASQLGWRTRWNVEEALQRTVPWYRAQLGDRPMRRLSLDQIEEYADAA, via the coding sequence ATGCAGCGGCAATCGGCTCAGCGCCTAGATCCCGACTTCTGGCGCAACCGGCGCGTTCTGGTCACCGGCCATACCGGCTTCACCGGCGGCTGGCTCAGCCTGTGGCTCGCCCATATGGGCGCCAAGGTCACCGGCTATGCGCTGACATCCCAGACACCGTCGCTGTTCGCCTCGCTCGAGCTCGAGCGCGACCTGATCTCCAACATTGCCGATCTCGGCGACCGCACCATGCTGGAGAGCGCCGTGCGTGTGGCGCGGCCCGAGATCGTGATCCATCTCGCGGCCCAGGCGCTTGTGCGCCAGGCCCACGCGACCCCGGTCGAGACCTTCGCCACCAACGTCATGGGCACGGTCAACCTGCTCGAGGCCCTGCGCGGAGTCGACAGCGTCCAGGCGGTCGTGGCGGTCACCTCCGACAAGGTCTATCTCAACCGCGGCCTCAAGCGCGGCTATCACGAGGACGATCCGCTCGGCGGGCGCGAGCCCTACAGCGCCAGCAAGGCCTGCGCCGAAATCGTCGTCGAGGCCTATCGCCATTCCTATTTCGGCACCAACGGCCCGGCGATCGCCACGGCGCGCGCGGGCAACATCGTCGGCGGCGGCGACTGGGCGCTGGACCGGCTGGTACCCGACGCCGTGCGCGCCTTCGAGGCCGGCAATGCGCTGCGGATCCGCAATCCCAACGCGACGCGCCCCTGGCAGCATGTGCTGGAGGCCGCCTGCGGCTACCTGACCCTGGCCGAGCGCCTGGTCGAGCAGCCCGAGGTAAATGCCGGCGGCTGGAATTTCGGGCCCAATCACGACGACAACAAGTCGGTCGCCTGGATCGCCGACCAGATGACGAAACTCTGGGGACATGGCGCCGCCTGGCATCTCGAGAACCGCCAGGACGCACCGTTCGAGGAGCAGCTGCTCGCGGTCAATGCCGACAAGGCGGCGAGCCAGCTCGGCTGGCGCACGCGCTGGAATGTCGAGGAAGCGCTGCAGCGCACCGTCCCCTGGTACCGCGCCCAACTCGGCGATCGCCCCATGCGACGCCTGTCACTCGACCAGATCGAGGAATATGCCGATGCTGCCTAG
- a CDS encoding class I SAM-dependent methyltransferase — protein MLPSSMRLKAKRDPRSAPESLPSCRFCGSPLAHLFVDLGAQPPSNAYLDAAALGRMEATFPLKAHVCERCFLVQLEAFQTPDEIFGHYAYFSSFSQSWLDHARRYATHAIERFKLGAESQVVEIASNDGYLLQYFRGAGIPVLGVEPAENVAAVARGRGIATVSLFFGRETARQLVREGRQADLLIGNNVFAHVPDLNDFTAGLAIALKPTGTLTLEFPHLLRLIEDCQFDTIYHEHFSYFSLTTAEKVLAAHDLTVTDVEELPTHGGSLRIYAQHRGTALPSAAVVALRQREAKSGIIDISAYRGFAERTAKVKRELLRFLIDAKESGKHVVGYGAAAKGNTLLNCCGIGGDLLDYVVDLSPHKQGRYLPGSRLPVHAPDMLAQTRPDYVLILPWNLAPEIEQSMGHIREWGGRFVTAIPRLAVRP, from the coding sequence ATGCTGCCTAGCTCGATGCGACTGAAGGCGAAGCGCGACCCGCGCTCTGCCCCGGAGAGCCTGCCCAGCTGCCGCTTCTGCGGCTCGCCGCTGGCCCATCTGTTCGTGGATCTGGGCGCCCAGCCGCCCTCGAACGCCTATCTCGACGCGGCGGCGCTGGGCCGCATGGAAGCGACCTTCCCGCTCAAGGCGCATGTCTGCGAGCGCTGCTTCCTGGTCCAGCTCGAGGCGTTCCAGACGCCCGACGAGATCTTCGGCCATTACGCCTATTTCTCCTCCTTCTCCCAGAGCTGGCTCGATCATGCCCGGCGTTATGCGACCCATGCGATCGAGCGCTTCAAGCTCGGGGCCGAGAGCCAGGTCGTCGAGATCGCCAGCAATGACGGCTATCTGCTGCAATATTTCCGTGGCGCCGGCATCCCGGTCCTGGGCGTGGAACCGGCGGAGAATGTCGCCGCCGTCGCGCGCGGCCGCGGGATCGCGACCGTCAGCCTGTTCTTCGGCCGCGAGACCGCGCGTCAGCTGGTGCGCGAGGGCCGTCAGGCCGACCTCCTGATCGGCAACAATGTCTTCGCGCATGTGCCCGATCTCAACGATTTCACGGCAGGCCTCGCGATCGCGCTCAAGCCGACCGGCACGCTCACCCTCGAATTCCCGCATCTGCTGCGGCTGATCGAGGATTGCCAGTTCGACACCATCTATCACGAGCACTTCTCCTATTTCTCGTTGACCACCGCCGAGAAGGTGCTGGCGGCGCACGACCTGACAGTGACCGACGTCGAGGAGCTGCCGACCCATGGCGGCTCGCTGCGGATCTATGCGCAGCATCGCGGCACGGCGCTCCCGAGCGCCGCCGTCGTCGCGTTGCGCCAGCGAGAGGCCAAGTCCGGCATCATCGACATCTCGGCCTATCGCGGCTTTGCCGAGCGCACCGCGAAGGTGAAGCGCGAGCTGCTGCGCTTCCTGATCGATGCCAAGGAATCGGGCAAGCATGTCGTCGGCTACGGCGCCGCGGCCAAGGGCAACACGCTCCTCAATTGCTGCGGCATCGGCGGCGATCTGCTCGACTATGTCGTCGATCTGAGCCCGCACAAGCAGGGCCGTTATCTGCCTGGCAGCCGGCTCCCGGTCCATGCGCCCGATATGCTGGCGCAGACCCGGCCCGACTATGTGCTGATCCTGCCCTGGAACCTGGCACCGGAGATCGAGCAGTCGATGGGTCATATCCGCGAATGGGGCGGGCGCTTCGTGACCGCGATTCCGCGTCTCGCCGTGCGGCCATGA
- the rfbC gene encoding dTDP-4-dehydrorhamnose 3,5-epimerase, whose protein sequence is MIFQEIGLAGAYLIDPEPYRDERGLFARTWSVKEFRERGLATEFDHCATSFNKLPGTLRGLHYQADEEPETKLIRCTRGRIFDVIVDLRRSSPTYRQWFGTELNQDNRRLVYAPAGFAHGYQSLGPDSEVFYQIAANFRPDLQRGLRWDDPTLAIKWPQARARIISARDLALPHLASMPEAVCTP, encoded by the coding sequence ATGATCTTTCAGGAGATCGGCCTCGCCGGCGCCTATCTGATCGATCCGGAGCCCTACCGCGACGAGCGCGGGCTGTTCGCGCGCACCTGGTCGGTCAAGGAGTTCCGCGAGCGCGGGCTGGCGACCGAGTTCGACCACTGCGCCACCTCCTTCAACAAGCTGCCCGGCACCTTGCGCGGCCTGCATTACCAGGCCGACGAGGAGCCGGAGACCAAGCTCATCCGCTGCACTCGCGGCCGGATCTTCGACGTGATCGTCGATCTGCGGCGGAGCTCGCCGACCTACCGGCAATGGTTCGGGACCGAGCTCAACCAGGACAACCGCCGCCTGGTCTATGCGCCGGCCGGATTCGCCCATGGCTATCAGAGCCTCGGGCCCGATTCCGAAGTCTTCTACCAGATCGCCGCCAATTTCCGTCCCGACCTGCAGCGGGGCCTGCGCTGGGACGATCCCACCCTGGCGATCAAATGGCCGCAGGCCCGCGCGCGCATCATCTCGGCGCGCGATCTCGCGCTGCCCCATCTCGCCAGCATGCCCGAGGCGGTATGTACACCGTAG
- a CDS encoding NAD-dependent epimerase/dehydratase family protein: protein MYTVVGPHGFIGSHLTRYLTRTRKVAPFTPEKGSPALFSRPLGHVFYCAGLTNDFLKRPLDTVEAHVTLFARLLKEAAFESMTYLSSTRLYDSGGPVGNEEDTLELNPNEPRHLYDLSKALGENLCQTAGRKNVRAVRLSCVYAEDLEADIFLHRAILAARQGGPLEMDVSPDAARDYVHIEDVLPLLLAIAERGRRPLYNVASGANVANADLFKLLFRLTGWQLVATRLSSGEEAPTIDVSAIVEDFDLRPKFLHDRLPAMMRQKPTLGAA from the coding sequence ATGTACACCGTAGTCGGCCCCCACGGCTTCATCGGCTCGCATCTGACGCGTTACCTGACCCGGACGCGCAAGGTGGCCCCCTTCACGCCCGAGAAAGGCAGTCCTGCCCTGTTCTCGCGGCCGCTGGGCCATGTCTTCTATTGCGCGGGCCTCACCAACGACTTCCTGAAGCGGCCCCTCGATACCGTCGAAGCCCATGTCACGCTGTTCGCGCGGCTGCTCAAGGAGGCCGCCTTCGAGAGCATGACCTATCTCTCCTCGACCCGGCTCTATGACAGCGGCGGCCCGGTCGGGAACGAGGAGGACACGCTCGAGCTCAATCCCAACGAGCCGCGCCATCTCTACGATCTGAGCAAGGCGCTGGGCGAGAATCTCTGCCAGACCGCGGGGCGCAAGAATGTCCGCGCCGTGCGGCTTTCCTGCGTTTACGCCGAAGATCTCGAAGCCGACATCTTCCTGCATCGCGCGATCCTCGCCGCCCGGCAGGGCGGCCCGCTTGAAATGGATGTGAGCCCCGACGCGGCGCGCGACTATGTCCATATCGAGGATGTGCTGCCGCTGTTGCTCGCCATTGCCGAACGCGGCCGGCGGCCGCTCTATAATGTCGCCAGCGGCGCCAACGTCGCCAATGCGGACCTCTTCAAGCTGCTCTTCCGCCTGACCGGCTGGCAACTGGTCGCCACGCGGCTGTCTTCCGGCGAAGAGGCGCCGACAATCGACGTCTCGGCCATTGTCGAGGATTTCGACCTGCGCCCCAAATTCCTCCACGACCGGCTGCCCGCCATGATGCGCCAGAAGCCCACCCTTGGCGCGGCCTGA
- a CDS encoding LbetaH domain-containing protein, which translates to MELAGITRDGLADYLARQLDHFFPDGAETRAGIARDLGEALGRLNRCINAVKMWPQDRFHYLHSEQNTIFLAYLANTVWRNRQDATLATKLFYLNKTLNGFHCFYDTDLPERFFVGHSLGIVLVRLKYPEYFAIYQNCTVGKNHGAAPVLEEGIVMYPGSAIIGDCHVGARSYIAQGCSLIDADSPGNCLVFNADRKPVFKTSKQDILADLFRL; encoded by the coding sequence ATGGAGCTCGCCGGCATCACGCGCGACGGGCTGGCCGACTATCTGGCCCGCCAGCTCGATCATTTCTTCCCGGACGGCGCCGAGACCCGCGCCGGCATCGCGCGCGACCTGGGCGAGGCGCTGGGCCGGCTCAACCGCTGTATCAACGCCGTGAAGATGTGGCCGCAGGATCGCTTCCACTATCTCCATTCCGAGCAGAACACGATCTTCCTGGCCTATCTCGCCAACACGGTCTGGCGCAACCGGCAGGACGCGACGCTCGCGACCAAGCTGTTCTATCTCAACAAGACGCTGAACGGCTTCCACTGCTTCTACGACACCGACCTGCCCGAACGCTTCTTCGTCGGCCATTCGCTGGGCATCGTGCTGGTGCGGCTCAAATACCCGGAATATTTCGCGATCTACCAGAACTGCACGGTCGGCAAGAACCATGGCGCGGCCCCCGTGCTCGAGGAGGGCATCGTGATGTATCCGGGCAGCGCCATCATCGGCGACTGCCATGTCGGCGCCCGCAGCTATATCGCGCAAGGCTGCTCCCTGATCGACGCCGACAGCCCCGGCAACTGCCTGGTCTTCAACGCCGACCGCAAGCCCGTCTTCAAGACCTCCAAGCAGGACATCCTGGCCGACCTGTTCCGGCTCTGA